The following coding sequences lie in one Apium graveolens cultivar Ventura chromosome 3, ASM990537v1, whole genome shotgun sequence genomic window:
- the LOC141714086 gene encoding two-component response regulator 24-like: MVSELCSAESAETLPELRMCVCEIDKDADRRRGWGYMALKGRGYLSGARLMTALIVERNFFVRILHAILFKRSGFKIYVVTSGEEAIDLINLGKKFDIIIMGMTFPITKGVQEIREIRAIGVDNMIIGTDVKGYLTHDNNNCCEIGLDRIYELPLTPEIVASLHNELMVRN; the protein is encoded by the exons atggtatcagagctctgtTCGGCCGAAAGTGCAGAGACACTGCCCGAGTTACGTATGTGTGTTTGTGAGATCGACAAGGATGCCGATCGTAGAAGGGGGT GGGGATACATGGCACTCAAAGGTCGCGGTTATTTATCTGGTGCTCGATTAATGACTGCGCTTATTGTTGAACGCAATTTTTTTGTCCGAATCCTCCACGCTATACTTTTCAAAAGAAGTGGATTTAAAATCTATGTTGTGACTAGTGGAGAAGAAGCCATAGATCTAATTAATTTGGGTAAAAAATTTGATATAATCATAATGGGCATGACATTTCCAATAACAAAAGGTGTTCAG GAAATAAGGGAAATACGCGCAATTGgtgttgataacatgattattgGAACTGATGTCAAAGGTTACCTAACACATGATAATAACAATTGTTGTGAGATTGGTTTGGATCGCATTTATGAATTACCATTAACCCCGGAGATTGTTGCATCACTTCACAACGAGTTGATGGTCCGGAACTAA